The following coding sequences are from one Anabas testudineus chromosome 16, fAnaTes1.2, whole genome shotgun sequence window:
- the LOC113169828 gene encoding hemojuvelin-like: MIVFRLITNGLCDASESLQINLLHTENPTEGGVVLMEPRPRIRHYTTSPWKHCIHLTLLMVQLSLPQVGASCRILRCNSDFVAATLDLGSSSMEGGGGAGPGGAALSREAVNAGYCSALRSYAMCTKRMARACRGDLAYHSAVQGIEDLLIQHRCPRAGPTAQPRPLPQGTLSGDFCLYERSFNNTEGRAPEYLHCSVFGDPHIRTFSHDFQTCAIQGAWPLVDNEYLYIQATSSPTREGTHSTALTKITIIFKNMRQCIDQQLYQAELDNVPAAFADGSVSSGERQGHHSLTVWTQSPGQHAEIRAAHIGTVLVVRQSGHSLGLSIRSPRAIVNAFGPEQDLQLCVWGCPLSQRLNMLHPPPPDPSLSSIGAHSHCAALLPARDVYYQACVFDLTSSGDLNSSMAAVSALQDARNMIPDRERIHLLPVASSVQHLARLDLTMQLTLLSMLGILARV, encoded by the exons ATGATCGTGTTCAGACTCATCACTAATGGACTGTGCGATGCATCAGAATCCCTTCAGATAAACCTGCTTCATACTGAGAATCCCACCGAGGGAGGG GTTGTGCTGATGGAGCCTCGACCCCGCATCAGACATTACACAACgtcaccatggaaacactgCATCCACCTGACTCTGCTGATGGTCCAGCTGAGTTTACCTCAAG ttGGAGCTTCCTGTCGTATCCTGAGGTGTAACTCTGACTTTGTGGCTGCGACGTTGGACctgggcagcagcagcatggaggGCGGTGGAGGTGCAGGGCCAGGAGGAGCAGCTCTCAGCAGGGAGGCGGTGAATGCTGGATACTGCAGTGCCCTGCGATCCTACGCCATGTGTACTAAGAGGATGGCGCGGGCGTGTCGTGGTGACCTGGCGTACCACTCTGCCGTTCAGGGTATCGAGGACCTACTGATCCAGCACCGCTGCCCCCGAGCAGGGCCCACGGCTCAGCCACGGCCCCTCCCTCAGGGCACACTTTCAGGAGACTTTTGCCTCTATGAGAGGAGCTTCAACAACACAGAGGGCCGGGCACCAGAGTACCTGCACTGCAGTGTGTTCGGAGACCCGCACATCCGAACCTTCAGCCATGACTTCCAGACGTGTGCCATTCAGGGGGCCTGGCCTCTCGTAGACAACGAATACCTGTACATACAGGCCACCAGTTCACCAACCAGGGAGGGGACACACAGTACAGCGCTCACCAAG ATCACCATCATCTTTAAGAACATGCGTCAGTGCATTGATCAGCAGCTGTACCAGGCTGAGCTCGATAACGTCCCTGCTGCATTTGCTGACGGATCCGTGTCGAGTGGCGAGCGACAAGGACATCACAGCCTGACGGTCTGGACCCAGAGTCCCGGCCAACACGCTGAAATCCGAGCGGCTCACATTGGCACGGTCCTGGTGGTTCGTCAGAGCGGTCACTCGCTCGGCCTCTCGATCCGCTCGCCCCGTGCCATCGTGAACGCCTTTGGCCCGGAGCAGgacctgcagctgtgtgtgtggggctgtCCCCTCTCCCAGAGACTCAACATGCTCCACCCGCCGCCGCCCGACCCCTCATTGTCCTCCATCGGCGCTCACAGCCACTGTGCTGCGCTGCTTCCTGCCCGAGACGTCTACTATCAGGCCTGCGTGTTTGACCTGACCTCCAGTGGAGACCTGAACTCTAGCATGGCTGCCGTGAGTGCGCTGCAGGACGCCCGAAACATGATCCCTGACCGGGAGAGGATTCACCTGCTGCCAGTCGCTTCTTCTGTGCAACACCTAGCTCGATTGGACCTGACAATGCAGCTGACGCTGCTCAGCATGCTGGGAATTCTAGCCAGAGTCtga